In a single window of the Streptomyces cinnabarinus genome:
- a CDS encoding ATP-dependent Clp protease proteolytic subunit, whose amino-acid sequence MTPLTMLAPRAEEGDTTPTRFDDQLAAQLLGQRIVLLGTQVDEVSANRVCAQLLILSAEDPRTDISLFINSPGGSVHAGLAVYDTMRLIPNDVATLAMGFAASMGQFLLSVGAAGKRYSLPNARIMMHQPSAGIGGTTADIEIQAENLEHTKRTIERITAEHTGQSPETISRDGDRDRWFTAEEALEYGMVDRVVESFTDVSPAAGKRRMGL is encoded by the coding sequence ATGACTCCACTCACCATGCTCGCTCCGCGGGCGGAGGAGGGCGACACCACGCCCACCCGGTTCGACGACCAGCTGGCGGCCCAGCTGCTCGGGCAGCGGATCGTGCTGCTGGGCACACAGGTCGACGAGGTCTCGGCGAACCGGGTCTGCGCGCAGTTGCTGATCCTGTCCGCGGAGGACCCGCGCACCGACATCAGCCTGTTCATCAACAGCCCGGGCGGCTCGGTCCACGCGGGCCTCGCCGTCTACGACACGATGCGGCTGATCCCGAACGACGTCGCGACGCTCGCGATGGGCTTCGCCGCCAGCATGGGCCAGTTCCTGCTGAGCGTCGGCGCCGCGGGCAAGCGCTACTCCCTGCCGAACGCGCGGATCATGATGCACCAGCCGTCGGCCGGGATCGGCGGCACCACGGCGGACATCGAGATCCAGGCGGAGAACCTGGAGCACACCAAGCGCACCATCGAGCGGATCACCGCCGAGCACACCGGCCAGAGCCCGGAGACGATCTCCCGGGACGGCGACCGGGACCGCTGGTTCACGGCCGAGGAGGCCCTCGAGTACGGCATGGTCGACCGGGTGGTGGAGTCCTTCACGGATGTCAGCCCGGCGGCCGGGAAACGACGGATGGGGCTGTAG